The Leadbettera azotonutricia ZAS-9 genome has a window encoding:
- a CDS encoding thiamine phosphate synthase has protein sequence MRIVGVTNRLLCGGENGFLAQVKKIAVSGIDAFVLREKDLSLGRYEDLARKVLDICRPGNVELILHTQVEAAIDLNAKSIQLPWAVFKTGAFISADLARLRDRGIAFGVSVHSAEEAAEAERSGAAWLIAGHVFVTDCKKGLEPRGLEFIGSVCRAVKIPVYAIGGISEYTIAGVEKCGTEGVCIMSSLMESPDPPALIAGLRSRLGAACFPNPCAGQGSGLKEGA, from the coding sequence GTGAGGATCGTCGGGGTTACTAATCGGCTTCTTTGCGGCGGCGAAAATGGATTTTTAGCCCAGGTGAAGAAAATTGCCGTCAGCGGCATTGATGCCTTTGTTTTACGGGAGAAGGATCTTTCTTTAGGTAGATATGAAGATCTGGCGCGTAAGGTGTTGGACATTTGCAGACCCGGGAACGTAGAATTAATTCTCCATACCCAGGTTGAAGCAGCCATCGATCTTAACGCTAAATCCATTCAGCTTCCCTGGGCGGTATTTAAAACCGGGGCTTTCATTTCTGCGGATCTTGCCCGCTTGAGGGATCGCGGAATTGCTTTTGGCGTTTCTGTTCATTCGGCGGAAGAAGCCGCTGAAGCGGAACGGTCCGGGGCAGCATGGCTCATTGCGGGCCATGTGTTTGTCACTGATTGCAAAAAAGGGCTTGAGCCTCGGGGTTTGGAATTTATTGGTTCGGTTTGCAGGGCGGTGAAAATCCCGGTATATGCCATCGGGGGTATTTCGGAATATACTATTGCCGGGGTAGAAAAATGCGGGACGGAAGGTGTTTGCATCATGTCTTCGCTTATGGAAAGCCCTGATCCCCCGGCGCTGATCGCAGGGCTCCGAAGCCGCCTCGGGGCAGCCTGTTTTCCTAACCCCTGTGCCGGGCAAGGTTCAGGTTTGAAGGAAGGGGCATGA
- the thiH gene encoding 2-iminoacetate synthase ThiH — protein sequence MNKPDPMVYLDDMEQTDPSIMNKVLEAAAAYNASGYTEREVLRTLEAMEASGICTIEGFGALLSPAASPYLEDMARIAQRETRKRFGNSVYIFTPLYIANYCENACVYCGFNCHNKIKRARLSLEEIEEEMKAIAATGLEEILLLTGESPSMSNPEYIGEACALARNYFRMVGLEVYPMNSDAYAMLRNKGADFVTVFQETYDTELYGQLHPSGRKRIFPYRFNAQERALKGGMRGAAFASLLGLGGFRRDAFAAGIHASLIQRKYPHAEISFSCPRLRPISTDATLNPKDVGEAELLQVMCAYRIFMPHAGITISTRENARFRDSAVEIAATKISAGVDVGIGGHSGKAAGDEQFEISDTRTVEEIYRMLLAKGLQPVMSDYIYI from the coding sequence ATGAATAAGCCGGACCCCATGGTCTACCTTGATGATATGGAGCAGACCGATCCTTCCATAATGAACAAAGTGCTGGAAGCCGCCGCCGCATACAATGCATCAGGGTATACAGAAAGGGAAGTGCTGCGAACCCTCGAAGCCATGGAGGCTTCCGGCATCTGCACCATTGAAGGCTTCGGCGCTTTGCTTTCGCCCGCTGCTTCCCCCTATCTTGAAGACATGGCCCGTATTGCCCAAAGGGAAACGCGCAAGCGCTTTGGCAATTCGGTGTATATTTTCACCCCCCTCTACATTGCCAATTATTGCGAGAATGCCTGCGTGTATTGCGGATTCAATTGCCATAATAAAATCAAGCGCGCCCGCTTAAGCCTTGAAGAAATTGAAGAGGAGATGAAGGCCATAGCCGCCACAGGCCTGGAAGAAATACTCCTCCTCACCGGCGAAAGCCCCTCAATGTCAAACCCTGAATACATAGGCGAGGCTTGCGCCCTGGCACGAAACTATTTCCGCATGGTGGGCCTCGAAGTCTATCCTATGAACAGCGATGCGTATGCCATGCTTCGCAATAAGGGCGCCGACTTTGTAACAGTCTTTCAGGAAACTTATGACACGGAACTTTACGGCCAGCTCCATCCCTCGGGCCGCAAGCGCATTTTTCCCTACCGCTTCAATGCCCAGGAGCGTGCCCTTAAAGGCGGCATGCGGGGCGCAGCCTTTGCGAGCCTCCTCGGCCTGGGCGGTTTCCGCAGGGATGCTTTTGCCGCAGGCATTCATGCATCCCTTATTCAGCGCAAATACCCCCATGCCGAAATTTCATTTTCCTGCCCCCGCTTAAGGCCCATCAGCACTGACGCTACCCTTAATCCCAAAGACGTGGGCGAGGCTGAACTCCTCCAGGTGATGTGCGCCTACCGCATCTTCATGCCCCATGCCGGGATAACTATTTCTACCCGCGAGAATGCCCGCTTCAGGGACAGCGCAGTTGAAATTGCAGCCACAAAAATTTCAGCCGGGGTCGATGTAGGCATCGGCGGGCACTCGGGCAAGGCTGCGGGTGACGAACAGTTCGAGATCAGCGACACCCGGACGGTGGAGGAGATTTACCGTATGCTTCTTGCCAAGGGACTTCAGCCGGTGATGAGCGATTATATTTATATTTAA
- the thiS gene encoding sulfur carrier protein ThiS gives MVMVNGTPLEAAGSNLEDLLQKQGYDKRHIAIGINDEVVRKEDYPSIILKDGDRVEIVHFMGGGAADPLVIGGHAFTSRFILGSGKYSLALIKAAVENAGAQMITVALRRANTGGRENILDYIPPGVTLLPNTSGARTAEEAVKIARFARELCSGNFVKIEVIRDSKYLLPDNSETIKATEILAKEGFIVMPYMFPDLNAARDLANAGAACIMPLASPIGSNRGLCARDFIRILLDEMDLPVIIDAGIGKPSQACEVMEMGAAAVMANTAIATAGDIPAMAEAFKNAIEAGRKAYLAGLGRVLEKTGSASSPLTGFLHEDKNGGMHE, from the coding sequence ATGGTGATGGTGAATGGGACCCCCCTTGAGGCGGCAGGTTCCAATCTCGAAGATTTATTGCAGAAACAAGGCTATGACAAAAGGCATATCGCCATAGGCATAAATGACGAGGTAGTGCGCAAAGAGGATTATCCCTCTATTATATTGAAGGATGGCGACAGGGTGGAAATAGTACATTTCATGGGGGGCGGGGCCGCCGATCCCCTGGTGATTGGGGGGCATGCCTTTACCTCCCGGTTCATTTTGGGGTCCGGGAAGTATTCCCTCGCCCTGATAAAGGCGGCGGTGGAAAACGCCGGGGCCCAGATGATAACCGTGGCCCTGAGGCGGGCAAATACCGGGGGCAGGGAGAATATCCTGGACTATATACCCCCAGGCGTTACCCTGCTTCCCAATACCTCGGGGGCGAGGACGGCGGAAGAGGCGGTGAAGATAGCGCGTTTCGCCCGTGAACTTTGTTCGGGAAACTTCGTCAAGATAGAAGTCATCAGGGATTCAAAGTACCTGCTTCCCGATAACAGCGAAACGATCAAAGCCACAGAAATCCTCGCCAAAGAAGGTTTTATCGTCATGCCTTATATGTTCCCGGATCTTAACGCAGCCCGTGATCTGGCAAACGCCGGAGCCGCCTGCATCATGCCTCTTGCATCTCCAATTGGTTCCAATCGTGGCCTCTGCGCCAGGGATTTTATCAGGATACTATTAGACGAGATGGATCTGCCTGTGATCATAGACGCGGGCATAGGCAAGCCCTCCCAGGCCTGCGAAGTCATGGAGATGGGCGCGGCAGCGGTGATGGCAAACACCGCCATAGCGACTGCGGGCGACATCCCGGCAATGGCGGAAGCTTTTAAGAACGCCATAGAGGCAGGCCGCAAGGCGTACCTTGCGGGCTTGGGCAGGGTTTTGGAGAAGACCGGATCAGCCTCGTCCCCTCTCACCGGGTTTCTGCACGAGGACAAAAACGGGGGCATGCATGAATAA
- a CDS encoding FIST signal transduction protein — protein MLSATAISYELDDSEAAARELAASIKEKLSLKKNSLGILFCDADCDGAALSAELEKLLGITVGGMTTLAELENSGCLDGALVLIVLTADDCFFSPAVSTSLIGNNYEEKMVAAYEASAHGVSGFGEKPAFIFAFCPSGMSFSGDKYPDVLSKAAPNVPIIGGVSSDDYDYKRARVFLSGKAYLDSLVLISVWGRAKPIFSLRHVTSRFAERIRRVVRAEGNKVFTVGDETFVKYLEGFGLKTNVPDILLAFNSYPMMLTREGGDEIPLMRHISALDPKDGSGTFLGDVPAGSLANICLVSKKDVMAACRESMEALLEETQKQGDYQYSTIFCISCCGRAMILGSDSDAEGQILSELLPKNLNLAGAYCLGEICPARYKDGEAANRFHNCSITFCAI, from the coding sequence ATGCTAAGCGCAACAGCAATCAGCTACGAATTGGACGATTCGGAAGCGGCCGCTCGTGAATTGGCGGCCTCTATCAAAGAAAAACTCTCCCTTAAAAAAAATTCCCTGGGCATATTGTTTTGCGACGCTGATTGCGACGGAGCTGCCCTGAGCGCCGAGCTTGAGAAACTGCTGGGGATCACTGTCGGCGGCATGACTACCCTGGCCGAACTTGAGAACTCGGGCTGCCTTGACGGGGCTTTGGTCCTCATTGTCCTGACTGCCGACGACTGTTTCTTTTCGCCTGCTGTCTCAACTTCGCTTATAGGCAACAATTATGAGGAGAAGATGGTAGCCGCCTATGAGGCTTCTGCCCATGGGGTAAGCGGTTTTGGGGAAAAACCCGCGTTTATCTTCGCTTTTTGCCCCTCGGGGATGTCCTTTTCGGGGGATAAATACCCTGATGTGCTTTCCAAGGCTGCCCCCAATGTCCCGATCATAGGGGGTGTAAGCTCCGACGACTATGATTACAAAAGGGCCAGGGTTTTCCTTTCGGGGAAGGCCTATTTGGACAGCCTGGTGCTGATAAGCGTTTGGGGCAGGGCAAAGCCTATCTTCTCCCTTCGCCATGTGACCTCCCGCTTTGCCGAGCGTATTCGGCGGGTGGTCAGGGCCGAGGGCAACAAGGTTTTTACCGTCGGGGACGAGACCTTTGTAAAGTACCTTGAAGGCTTTGGGCTTAAAACCAATGTTCCCGATATACTCCTGGCCTTCAATTCCTATCCCATGATGCTGACCAGGGAGGGGGGCGATGAGATTCCCCTGATGCGCCATATTTCGGCTCTCGATCCAAAAGATGGTTCGGGCACTTTCCTTGGCGATGTGCCTGCGGGCTCGCTTGCGAATATATGCCTGGTAAGCAAAAAAGATGTTATGGCTGCGTGCCGTGAATCCATGGAAGCCCTTCTTGAAGAAACCCAAAAGCAGGGCGATTATCAATACTCGACTATTTTTTGCATTTCCTGCTGCGGCAGGGCTATGATACTTGGCTCTGATTCTGATGCCGAAGGGCAGATACTTTCAGAGCTTTTGCCCAAAAACCTTAACCTTGCAGGGGCTTACTGCCTGGGCGAAATATGCCCTGCCAGGTATAAAGACGGGGAAGCGGCAAACCGCTTCCACAATTGTTCCATAACTTTTTGTGCCATATAA
- a CDS encoding PAS domain-containing hybrid sensor histidine kinase/response regulator, translating to MPESTEKELSQLQRQLKKLERDYRALSIMHEQTERLRDVNEAAKELSNFYNQLLLKNTSGITYMVDRDMHFILGSEKTVALLGYGEMREMADIPFEVLFANTMEEGWVAETEKRCREVMESGNTIEYEEKVRLKGIGEAVYQTAITPAAEKDGGCRGAVVVMNDVTELFKAREAALKASQAKGAFLANMSHEMRTPMNAIIGMTTIAKTSEGLERKDYCLQKIEEASTHLLGVINDILDMSKIEANKLELSFVNFNFERMLQKTVNVINFKVEERKQVFTVHIGEHIPRFLLGDDQRLSQVIANLLSNAVKFTPEGGNIRLKAILDHEEEGVYVVRIEVSDSGIGISKEQQAKLFSSFEQAETGTSRKFGGTGLGLAISKRIVEMMGGSIWIESELGQGSTFAFTIKAERGHDEYPSLLASGTSLKNMSVLAIDDMGEIRDYFETIMGRFGIKCDIAESGEEAIKLIEDHGAYDLYFVDWKMPGMDGIETSRKIKSLTTDKSVVIMISAGEWDYIRDDAKKAGVDKFLPKPLFPSSIADIIRECLGSQNIAEANEEAQEEKMDRFDGFSMLLAEDVEINREIVLALLEPTRLIIDCAENGSQAVEMFRAAPDKYNMIFMDVQMPEMDGYEATRTIRSLDVPRSKEIPIVAMTANVFREDVEKCLASGMNDHVGKPLDLAEVVDKLRKYMPRKTFKN from the coding sequence ATGCCTGAAAGCACAGAAAAAGAATTAAGCCAGCTTCAAAGGCAGCTTAAGAAACTTGAACGCGATTATCGTGCCCTTTCCATCATGCACGAGCAGACCGAGAGGCTCAGGGATGTCAATGAGGCAGCCAAGGAGCTTTCAAATTTCTACAATCAGCTTCTTCTCAAGAACACCTCCGGTATTACCTACATGGTAGACCGTGATATGCACTTTATATTGGGGAGCGAGAAAACAGTAGCACTTTTAGGTTACGGTGAAATGCGCGAGATGGCGGACATTCCTTTTGAGGTTCTTTTTGCCAATACTATGGAAGAAGGCTGGGTTGCGGAAACTGAAAAGCGCTGCCGGGAAGTTATGGAATCGGGCAATACCATCGAATACGAAGAAAAGGTGCGCCTAAAGGGCATTGGGGAAGCGGTCTATCAAACTGCCATTACACCTGCTGCGGAAAAAGACGGAGGATGCAGGGGCGCAGTGGTAGTGATGAACGATGTTACCGAGCTTTTCAAAGCCCGCGAAGCCGCCCTCAAGGCAAGCCAGGCAAAAGGCGCTTTTTTGGCGAACATGAGTCACGAGATGCGTACCCCCATGAATGCCATTATCGGCATGACTACCATTGCAAAAACCTCGGAAGGGCTGGAGCGCAAGGATTACTGCCTCCAAAAAATCGAAGAAGCGTCCACCCATCTTTTGGGGGTCATCAACGACATACTGGATATGTCAAAAATAGAAGCCAACAAGCTTGAACTTTCCTTTGTGAACTTCAATTTTGAACGCATGCTCCAAAAGACCGTGAATGTCATCAACTTCAAGGTGGAAGAGCGGAAGCAGGTTTTTACCGTTCATATCGGGGAGCATATACCCCGTTTCCTCCTGGGGGATGATCAGCGCCTGTCCCAGGTTATTGCCAACCTTCTTTCAAATGCAGTCAAATTCACGCCGGAGGGCGGGAATATCAGGCTTAAGGCCATTCTGGATCATGAGGAAGAGGGTGTTTATGTTGTACGCATTGAAGTGAGCGATTCCGGCATTGGCATCAGCAAAGAGCAGCAGGCAAAGCTTTTTAGCTCTTTCGAGCAGGCTGAAACAGGCACTTCCCGTAAATTCGGCGGCACGGGCCTGGGGCTTGCCATCTCCAAGCGCATTGTTGAAATGATGGGAGGCAGCATCTGGATAGAATCGGAACTCGGTCAGGGTTCTACCTTCGCTTTTACCATCAAGGCCGAGAGGGGCCACGATGAATACCCCAGCCTCCTTGCTTCGGGTACAAGCTTAAAGAATATGAGTGTCCTGGCCATAGACGATATGGGCGAGATACGCGATTATTTTGAAACCATCATGGGCCGTTTCGGCATTAAGTGCGATATTGCGGAATCCGGCGAGGAAGCGATAAAGCTGATAGAAGATCACGGTGCTTACGATCTTTATTTTGTGGATTGGAAAATGCCCGGCATGGACGGCATAGAAACTTCCCGGAAAATAAAATCCCTTACCACAGACAAATCAGTGGTGATTATGATCTCGGCAGGCGAATGGGACTATATCCGGGATGATGCCAAAAAAGCGGGGGTGGATAAATTCCTTCCCAAGCCCCTCTTCCCCTCAAGCATTGCAGACATTATCCGGGAATGTCTGGGCTCTCAAAATATTGCGGAAGCGAATGAAGAAGCCCAGGAAGAAAAGATGGACCGCTTCGACGGCTTCTCCATGCTCCTTGCAGAAGATGTGGAAATTAACCGTGAAATAGTCCTTGCCCTCCTTGAGCCCACTCGCCTGATTATTGATTGTGCCGAGAACGGCAGCCAGGCTGTGGAGATGTTCAGGGCTGCCCCGGACAAGTACAATATGATCTTCATGGATGTGCAGATGCCCGAGATGGACGGCTATGAGGCTACCCGCACAATCCGCAGCCTTGATGTGCCCAGGTCAAAGGAAATCCCCATAGTGGCAATGACAGCCAATGTGTTCAGGGAAGACGTGGAGAAATGCCTTGCCTCGGGTATGAACGATCATGTAGGGAAACCCCTGGACCTGGCGGAAGTAGTGGATAAGCTGCGAAAATATATGCCCAGGAAGACTTTTAAGAATTAA
- a CDS encoding acyl-[acyl-carrier-protein] thioesterase: protein MLDIIKETTPIRFGDVDRSNRLTLGAAFGYFQEAAIAHADRLGVGFDAFAKIGQGWILSRISVFMEKRPKFGEIVTVESWPRGWDMLFALRDYAIRDNSGKAIARGRANWLILDIEKRRPLRARDIMEKLPLNEGVDAFPAGTLNLKPKEGLAKTGERKAAYSDIDFYGHVNNARYIQWIQDMADPDMLDAADEIRLDINYVSEVLPGETVELWSAPLPALPDAPGIVRENYPASPEKAFAFEGRRTGAKGIQAVFCAELHLGKD, encoded by the coding sequence ATGCTGGATATAATAAAAGAAACAACTCCCATACGTTTCGGCGATGTGGATCGATCCAACAGGCTTACCCTCGGGGCAGCCTTTGGCTATTTCCAGGAAGCGGCAATTGCCCACGCGGACAGGCTCGGGGTGGGCTTTGACGCCTTTGCCAAAATCGGACAGGGCTGGATACTTTCGCGGATTTCGGTATTTATGGAAAAACGGCCCAAATTTGGCGAAATCGTTACGGTTGAGAGCTGGCCCAGGGGCTGGGACATGCTTTTTGCCCTAAGGGATTATGCCATACGCGACAATTCCGGCAAAGCCATTGCCCGGGGCAGGGCGAACTGGCTCATTCTGGATATAGAAAAACGCCGCCCCTTGCGCGCCAGGGATATAATGGAAAAACTCCCCTTAAACGAAGGGGTGGATGCCTTTCCTGCTGGGACTTTGAACCTTAAGCCGAAAGAGGGCCTTGCAAAAACCGGAGAACGCAAGGCCGCGTATTCGGATATTGATTTCTACGGCCATGTAAACAACGCCCGGTATATTCAATGGATTCAGGATATGGCCGATCCCGATATGCTGGACGCTGCCGACGAGATACGGCTTGACATAAATTATGTGAGCGAAGTGCTGCCCGGCGAAACCGTTGAGCTTTGGTCGGCCCCTCTCCCTGCGCTTCCCGATGCGCCCGGCATTGTAAGGGAAAATTACCCTGCCTCGCCGGAAAAAGCCTTTGCCTTTGAGGGCAGGAGGACGGGGGCAAAGGGCATTCAGGCGGTTTTTTGCGCAGAATTGCACTTGGGCAAGGATTAA